The region CGCCGACCCGCACACGGCGGACACACCAGCAGGGTGGCCTGTCCATGCCTCGTTACCACCAGCGCACTCCAAGCCCACTGCATCTGAACAATGCGGAGATGAGGAGAGTCGCGCCCACACCCTTCGCACACCACGAGTGCCGACAGGCGAGGCGGCGAAGCAGAGGCAGGCTGGCGTCCGGTAGAAGGTGGAGTGGGCATTCCTTGATCGTGTCATAGGGCAACGCCCTTCGTCGCCGAACTTGTGGCAGAAGAGCAGGAGTGGAGAGATCCGGCGGTGCGCGATCTTTCCACTCAAGACATGAACTGCGTTTGATTTACACCTGTGTAAAAAGAGCACGAGAACGGTGTTTGCCTGGACCGACATCCTGCCGCCAGAAGTCTACATTCACGACTGGAATTCGCCTGGAGGGATCACTCGGTGCACATGAGGCGTTCCAAATCTAGCGATGGTTGCTGATGCTGCATCTCCTGACGCACGAGTGCCCCCAAAAGGGCCAGATGCTGACCGTGATCCCTAGCAGCCGGGTCCAGAGAGTGATCTTTCCGAGCCCTTCCCGCCAACTTCCTGAAACCATCCACGAAGGCTTTATCCATCCGTCAAACGGGACCCTGACGCTGCCGAGTAGGGCGCGACTCCTTCATACTGACCAGGATGACGCTTCCTCTTCCTCCCTCCTCTAAACGTTCAGCCTTTACCCGCTGGCTGCTTGAAGAATCCTCTCCGTCCCCCAGGCCCGAAGGCTATTACGAGCCGGAAGAACAGGTCAAAGCCCACGCCCACACGCACACGTGGTGGCAGGTGATGTGTCTGACGGGGGTGGACTACTTTTCGACGCTGGGCTATCAGCCGGGCATCGCGGCGCTGGCAGCAGGCGCGTTGTCGCCCTTCGCGACCCTGGTGCTGGTGCTGGTGACGCTGTTCGGGGCCTTGCCGATGTACCGGCGGGTGGCGCAGGAAAGCCCGCACGGCGACGGCAGCATCAGCATGCTCGAACGGCTGCTGAGCTTCTGGCCGAGCAAACTGCTGGTGCTGGCCCTGCTGGGCTTCGTGGCCACCGGCTTTGTCATTACCATCACCCTCTCTGCCGCCGACGCCGCCGCCCACATGACCGAAAATCCCCTGCTGAAAGCTGCCCTCGAAGGGCGTCAGGTTGGCATTACCCTGGCGCTGATCGCCCTGCTGGGTGCGGTTTTCCTGAAAGGGTTCAAGGAGGCCATCGGCATCGCCGTCGTCATCGTTGTCGCCTATCTGGGCTTGACAACCGCCGTGGTGGTCAAGAGTCTCACACTGGTCCTCGCTCAGCCGCACCTGTTTTCGGACTGGTTCGCGGCGCTGGGGCACGCCTACACCAGTCCACTGGCGCTGATCGGGGCCGCGCTGTTAGTGTTTCCGCGTCTGGCGCTGGGTCTGTCGGGCTTCGAGACGGGGGTGGTGGTGATGCCGCTGATCAAGGGCGACGCCAGCGACACCGAGCAGGCACCGGCGGGCCGGATTCGCAACGGCAAGAAGCTGCTGACGACAGCGGCGCTGATCATGAGCGTGTTTCTGATCGCCAGCAGTGTCGTGACCACGCTGCTGATTCCGGCGGCGGCGTTTCAGCCGGGCGGCGCCGCGAACGGACGGGCACTGGCGTATCTGGCGCACACGCAGTTGGGCGAGATCTTCGGCACTGCCTACGACGTGAGCACCATCGCCATTCTGTGGTTTGCCGGGGCAAGTGCGATGGCTGGACTGCTCAACATCGTTCCCCGCTACCTCCCACGCTACGGCATGGCCCCCGACTGGGCACGCGCACACCGTCCACTGGTCCTCGTCTTCATGGGCATTGCTTTCCTGGTCACGCTGGCCTTTCGCGCAAACGTCGATGCCCAGGCCGGAGCCTACGCGACCGGTGTACTGGCCCTGATGACCTCGGCCGCCGTCGCCGTCACCCTCTCGGCGTTCCGCCACAAGGAAAAAGCCCTCGGCGCGGCCTTCACCGTCATCAGTGCAGTCTTCATCTACACCATTTCGGTCACGGTTCTGGAACAGCCGCAGGGCCTGTATATCGCGCTGCTCTTCATCGCGGGCGTGCTGACCGTCAGTGTCACGTCGCGCATCTCGCGCTCCACCGAACTCCGCAGCGAACGGGTGGAACTTGACGCCGCTGCCCAGGCCATTCTCGGCACAGCCCACCTCCAGCCGCTGCGCTTCATCGCCAACCATCTGGATGCCGGAGACGTTGCCGAATATCGCCTGAAGGAACTTGACGTTGCCTACGCCACCCACCTTCCGGCAGGCGATCCGATCGTGTTTCTTGAAGTGCGAATCGACGATGCCAGCGACTTCAGCGATGTCGTTGAAGCTGTCGGCACTCGCGTCGAGTCGTACAACATCATCCGGATCACCGGGAGCAGCGTCCCCAACAGTCTGGCGGCCTTTTTGCTTCATGTGCGCGACCTGACCGGCATTCCGCCGCACGTCTACTTCGAGTGGGATCAGGATTCCCCAATGCGGAATGCACTGCGCTTCCTGATCGCGGGTGAAGGCGATATTCCACCGCTGACGCACGAGATTCTGCGGCAGGCGGAACCTGATCGGCGGCGGCGTCCGGTGGTGCATGTCGGCGGCTGATGGTCGAGCCGCATAAGCCGAAGGCACGCGCAGCAGGACAGATCAGAGCACTGAACACAGCAGAGTAAATCAGACGGGGCGGTCTTCATCAGGAGGCCGTCCTTTGTTATGTGCTGCCCTTCAGATCTATCGTCTGCCGGGCAGCAAGGGAAGGAAGGAGTTCAACGATGAGCCAGAGTCTCTCGTAGCTCGGCCTGCAATGGACTGAAAAGAATGCTTCTGGCAGCGATTCCGTCAGCCGAACTTGCTTTTGCCCGGCAACCATTCATGACAGGTCGCGGTGCAGCCTTCAGAAAGACCAACTCCATCTCCCCTGTTGAACTTGACTGCGAAGCCCGTGCTGTCAGAGTCTCGACAGACTCCGTCAGTAGTGTAGAAACACACATCAATCCAATCACAGTTACAGCCTAGAGAGTCATCCTTCTTCCTCTTCATACCTAGATACCTGTAAGTCGGCGATGTGTCAGGAGTTTGCCTTGACATTGTTTCGTTCCCTCATGCTGTCCACTCTGCTGCTCGTCTCGACTGCCCAGGCCGCCGACCTCGGCAGAATTCAGACCGCTGGCACCTTCCGTCTCGCCTACAGCACCAACCAGCCAGCCCTGATCTCTTCGGACAACAATGCGATCAGCGGCTTTGCTACCGAACTCATGGCGCTGATTGCCAAAGAGATGAAGATTGGTTCTGTCAGCTGGCGAAACACAAGCACGCCAGATCAGCTGGTTCAGGGGCTGCAGGCTGCGACGTATGACGCCATTATCGACACGCATCTGCCACAGCCGCTCGGAGGCGTCGACCTCAGCAAGCCGATTGCCTGTGTCGGCGGCGTCATTCTGGCACGTCCCAAAGGCCCCAGTACAGAACAGGCGTTGCAGGGAAAACGGATTGCTGTGGTTACAAACAGTCCATATTACTATTACGTCCGGAATCTGCCTTTCGAAAAGAAGATCAGCGTATTTGCAACAGAAGATCAGGCCCTCATCGGATTTCTCAGCGGTAATATCGACGCGCTGATACTCGACCGCTATGCGGCTCTGAAAATCTTCAAGAAGGTCGGAAGCAAACAATTCCAGGTCAGCCCTCTCCTGTGGTCACAGGATATCGACGTGGTCGTCGCTCACAGCGATAACAAAGAGGTTCTCTCAGGCATCAATGCCGCTCTGAAGAAATTTCAGGCAGACGGCACATACAGCGCCCTCAGTATGAAATACTTTAACCAGGACGTTCGCTGTGTACTCTAATTACAGATAGGCTTCTGGTGAGTCAATAAGTCAAAACTGAGTATAGACGCAGTGGAGATCGAAGTTTTCAGATATGAGGAGCATAAAGTGAGTATTATAGAATAAGGCGACGTATGAAATAAACTTGCCCCGATTACTTTTCAGTTAGAGTTTCAAGAACAGAGCCTTTCATTCTGGCAATGAAATAAAAGGGTCAAACATCCTGTCGTCACTCTTGAGCTGCTCTCTGAGGCAGAGACCACCAGATCCACACGGCGGCCACCAGCAACAGGGCACCGATAGGCGTCACGAATGCTAGACCGATACAGCCCAGGCAGACGACCATCCCGCCCCAGGCGTTGAGTGCGGCGAAGCGGATGACCGGGTCTGCATCGGCGCCCTGAGCGGCCAGGCGTGTCACCTGTGAGAGGCGTAGATAGAGAAACGAATTCATCGCGTTGGAAGCCGCATAGAGCGCCACCGCGACAGAGCCGCTGGGGTGTGTCAGGTGCTCGGCCACCAGTGCGGTAGGAAACGGCAGGAAGGTCACGAAGAGCAGAAACAGGGCATTGGTCCAGACCAGTGAGAGCGTTACCACTTTGACCTGCTGAAGCATGAGGTGGTGTCCGATCCAGGCCACGAAAATCGTGCCGAAGCTGAGGAGGAAGGCAAAATACGACGGCCAGCGGCTGATCAGGGCGTGCCAGAGCAGCGGGGGCGTCGAAGCGTCTTCCACTGAAGGAACCCGAATTTCCAGAATGAGCAGCGTAATGGCAATCGCAAAAACGCCATCACTGAAGGCTTCGAGGCGTCCTGAACTCTTGAAGAAGGCATTCAGCGCAGGCATGTCAGATTCAGTGTAAGGAACAACGTTCAGCAACAGCGGCGCGACTGTTCACCGTCTGTACTGCTTCGCCCTCATGGATGAACAGAGACGAAGCCTCCACATGCCGACAGATCAGTTCTGAGCCGTCCACAGGGCACGGTATCGGCATGGAGCGCAGGCATCCTCGGGGCGATGCTCAGGGCCTGAAGCAACGACCGCCGCAGCCGGATTCTTCCGAGGGTCATGGCTGTGACCACATTCAGGTCGCCCATCCAGAAGGCGTGAGCGGTGTCGCCGTCCATCGAGAAGGTCAGCGGCACCCCGGCGACAGCGACAAAACTCACCATGACCGTGTGACCGCTGCGGCCATCGAGGACCACGGTAAGAGACAGGTCACTGAAGTCAAACGCGAACAGAGGGTTCCGTCCAGCGGCCGGGTCGTCGTGCTGTGGCTTCAACACCTCTGCCGATAGGTCCTGGAGATGTGCCGCGTCTCGTTAAGGGCCGCCGGACGAAGCGTGGCTGGACGGGGGTGGACGCTCACCAGACAGCTTCATCGTCCCTTGACTGGTGCTCCTGCCGAAGATCAGGCAGGTCTGCAACAACTGGCCGCCGCTCTCAAAGGCTGAACTCCGTCAGTCAGCAAACCGCGACACGCGACAGAAACGTCATCACCCTCCGGCAGCATCAGAACACTCTGGTGCTCTTTTTATTGGCACCTGATGGCCCAGTCCAGCACCTTGAGGACCACGAAGGACGCCCCTGATGACCGCTGCTGCTCAGCTTCTGCTTCTGCAAGCATGTCGATGAACTGCGCCCCGTCCCTTCCTCCTGTGAGCATGCACGGTATGGTGTGTCTGTCATTCGTGCCCTTGGAGGAAGTCCAGATGGAATACACGAAATTAGGAAGTACAGGAATGGACGTATCCCGGATTTGTCTGGGCTGCATGGGATTCGGAGACAAGAGCCGCTGGATTCACCAGTGGGTGCTGAACGAGGAAGACAGCCGCCCTGTCATCAAGAAGGCCCTGGAACTCGGCATCAACTTCTTCGATACGGCCAACGTCTATTCCCTCGGCGCGAGCGAAGAAATCCTCGGGCGTGCACTGAGGGACTTCGCCAACCGCGATGAAATCGTCATCGCCACCAAAGTTCATGGCACCATGCGCGAAGGGCCAAACGGTGGTGGGCTGTCGCGCAAAGCAATTCTGAGCGAAATCGATCAGAGTCTGAAACGGCTGGGAACAGACTACGTGGACCTATACCAGATTCACCGTTGGGATGACCACACCCCCATCGAGGAAACGATGGAAGCCCTGCACGACGTGGTGAGGGCGGGAAAGGCACGGTATATCGGGGCTTCGGCCATGTGGGCATGGCAGTTTCAGCGGGCACTGCACGTGGCGGAGAAACATGGTTGGACGCGTTTTGTGTCGATGCAGGACCACCTGAACCTGATCTACCGCGAGGAAGAACGGGAAATGCTACCGCTGTGCCGGGCAGAAAACATCGGCGTGATTCCTTACAGCCCGCTTGCCTCAGGACGGTTAACGCGTGACTGGAACTCGGAAAGCACCCTGCGCTCTGAAACGGACAGGATCGCAAAAAGTAAATACGGTGCGACCGAAGGAACAGATCGGCAGGTCATAGAACGCGTCGCGGACATCGCTCAGAGACATGAAGTGCCGCGCGCTCATATTGCACTGGCATGGCTGCTGCAAAAGCAACCGGTAACGGCACCCATTGTTGGGGCAACGAAGATTTCGCATCTGGAAGTCGCGGTCGGTGCGCTCTCTGTGACGCTGACACCGGAAGAGGTCGCTTATCTGGAAGAACCTTACATGCCTCATTCCATCGTGGGTCATCAGTAAGAGTGCGACG is a window of Deinococcus sp. KNUC1210 DNA encoding:
- a CDS encoding amino acid transporter; this encodes MTLPLPPSSKRSAFTRWLLEESSPSPRPEGYYEPEEQVKAHAHTHTWWQVMCLTGVDYFSTLGYQPGIAALAAGALSPFATLVLVLVTLFGALPMYRRVAQESPHGDGSISMLERLLSFWPSKLLVLALLGFVATGFVITITLSAADAAAHMTENPLLKAALEGRQVGITLALIALLGAVFLKGFKEAIGIAVVIVVAYLGLTTAVVVKSLTLVLAQPHLFSDWFAALGHAYTSPLALIGAALLVFPRLALGLSGFETGVVVMPLIKGDASDTEQAPAGRIRNGKKLLTTAALIMSVFLIASSVVTTLLIPAAAFQPGGAANGRALAYLAHTQLGEIFGTAYDVSTIAILWFAGASAMAGLLNIVPRYLPRYGMAPDWARAHRPLVLVFMGIAFLVTLAFRANVDAQAGAYATGVLALMTSAAVAVTLSAFRHKEKALGAAFTVISAVFIYTISVTVLEQPQGLYIALLFIAGVLTVSVTSRISRSTELRSERVELDAAAQAILGTAHLQPLRFIANHLDAGDVAEYRLKELDVAYATHLPAGDPIVFLEVRIDDASDFSDVVEAVGTRVESYNIIRITGSSVPNSLAAFLLHVRDLTGIPPHVYFEWDQDSPMRNALRFLIAGEGDIPPLTHEILRQAEPDRRRRPVVHVGG
- a CDS encoding ABC transporter substrate-binding protein; the protein is MTLFRSLMLSTLLLVSTAQAADLGRIQTAGTFRLAYSTNQPALISSDNNAISGFATELMALIAKEMKIGSVSWRNTSTPDQLVQGLQAATYDAIIDTHLPQPLGGVDLSKPIACVGGVILARPKGPSTEQALQGKRIAVVTNSPYYYYVRNLPFEKKISVFATEDQALIGFLSGNIDALILDRYAALKIFKKVGSKQFQVSPLLWSQDIDVVVAHSDNKEVLSGINAALKKFQADGTYSALSMKYFNQDVRCVL
- a CDS encoding TMEM175 family protein, whose protein sequence is MPALNAFFKSSGRLEAFSDGVFAIAITLLILEIRVPSVEDASTPPLLWHALISRWPSYFAFLLSFGTIFVAWIGHHLMLQQVKVVTLSLVWTNALFLLFVTFLPFPTALVAEHLTHPSGSVAVALYAASNAMNSFLYLRLSQVTRLAAQGADADPVIRFAALNAWGGMVVCLGCIGLAFVTPIGALLLVAAVWIWWSLPQRAAQE
- a CDS encoding aldo/keto reductase encodes the protein MEYTKLGSTGMDVSRICLGCMGFGDKSRWIHQWVLNEEDSRPVIKKALELGINFFDTANVYSLGASEEILGRALRDFANRDEIVIATKVHGTMREGPNGGGLSRKAILSEIDQSLKRLGTDYVDLYQIHRWDDHTPIEETMEALHDVVRAGKARYIGASAMWAWQFQRALHVAEKHGWTRFVSMQDHLNLIYREEEREMLPLCRAENIGVIPYSPLASGRLTRDWNSESTLRSETDRIAKSKYGATEGTDRQVIERVADIAQRHEVPRAHIALAWLLQKQPVTAPIVGATKISHLEVAVGALSVTLTPEEVAYLEEPYMPHSIVGHQ